From one Methylomonas paludis genomic stretch:
- the pssA gene encoding CDP-diacylglycerol--serine O-phosphatidyltransferase: MIQKPPPRHRGIYLLPNLFTTGAMFAGFYAITAAINGRFETAAIALFIAMVLDGLDGRVARLTNTQSEFGVQYDSLSDMVSFGAAPAIVMYLWTLSTMGQAGLFAAFVHMAGGALRLARFNTQVEVADKRYFQGLPSPAAAAILAGGLWFCIENGYDVENIKYLVLITTTVTGLLMVSNFRYSSFKEIDFKNKVPFLAAIITMLAIGFVMAQPQRMLFIISVAYAASGPIVTLVLRKRKLQSRKN; this comes from the coding sequence ATGATACAAAAGCCACCTCCTCGTCACCGGGGCATTTATCTGCTGCCTAATCTGTTCACCACGGGCGCCATGTTTGCCGGTTTTTACGCGATTACCGCCGCCATTAATGGCCGGTTTGAAACGGCGGCCATTGCCCTGTTTATTGCTATGGTGCTGGATGGCCTGGATGGCCGGGTGGCCCGGCTAACCAATACCCAAAGCGAGTTCGGCGTGCAGTACGACAGTTTGTCGGATATGGTTTCTTTTGGTGCAGCGCCGGCGATCGTAATGTATCTATGGACTTTATCCACTATGGGCCAGGCCGGATTATTCGCGGCTTTTGTGCACATGGCCGGTGGCGCGTTGCGGTTGGCGCGGTTTAATACTCAGGTGGAAGTGGCGGATAAACGCTATTTTCAGGGCTTACCCAGCCCGGCTGCGGCGGCAATTTTGGCCGGCGGCTTATGGTTTTGCATTGAAAACGGCTACGATGTAGAGAATATCAAATATCTGGTATTAATTACCACCACGGTAACCGGTTTACTGATGGTGAGTAATTTCCGTTATTCCAGTTTTAAAGAAATTGATTTTAAAAACAAGGTGCCGTTTCTGGCAGCGATTATCACCATGCTGGCAATAGGCTTTGTGATGGCGCAACCGCAGCGCATGCTGTTCATCATCTCGGTGGCTTACGCCGCCTCCGGGCCTATTGTGACACTGGTATTGCGGAAAAGAAAACTGCAAAGCCGCAAAAATTAG
- a CDS encoding CHAD domain-containing protein yields MPIHISRLLLDTLDEHWRRYRISLIDCRHDCSENAVHELRFAIRRLLAMLALLTTLNPKARAGKLQRLLKTQLDCLNALRDTQVMLLEIGNTATTLAELKPFLQDLQAQESRLLAETRAFIKTIPSGKIKRKCKKLHSRCKARRADKTALLEAVDKVYGTALQRYLAVDPHQLPSLHHLRISMKKLRYLLLDIQPWLPDQDKDQLPAIKDYLTLLGDIQNSAVLTAALTSFYHDGLPTAIAAYYQAQQQALLDRFMLEKVQIYDFWRVNP; encoded by the coding sequence GTGCCTATCCACATCAGCCGCTTACTGTTAGACACTCTGGACGAACACTGGCGGCGGTATCGGATCAGCCTGATTGATTGCCGCCATGATTGCAGCGAGAACGCGGTGCATGAATTACGGTTTGCTATCCGCCGCTTACTGGCAATGCTGGCCTTATTGACAACGCTGAACCCAAAAGCGCGGGCAGGCAAACTGCAGCGTTTATTAAAAACTCAATTAGACTGCCTGAACGCATTACGCGATACTCAGGTAATGTTACTGGAAATAGGCAACACCGCCACGACATTAGCAGAATTAAAACCGTTTCTGCAAGATTTGCAAGCTCAGGAAAGCCGCTTACTGGCGGAAACCCGCGCGTTTATCAAAACCATCCCTAGCGGCAAAATCAAACGCAAATGCAAAAAGCTACATAGCCGCTGCAAAGCCCGCCGGGCAGATAAAACCGCCCTGCTTGAGGCAGTGGATAAGGTGTACGGCACAGCGCTGCAACGTTATCTGGCTGTTGATCCTCATCAGTTGCCCAGCCTGCATCATCTGCGCATCAGTATGAAAAAATTGCGTTATCTGCTGCTGGATATCCAGCCTTGGTTACCAGACCAGGACAAAGATCAATTGCCAGCCATTAAAGATTATCTAACCCTGTTGGGGGATATTCAAAATTCGGCAGTTCTGACTGCTGCGCTAACCAGTTTTTACCATGATGGGCTACCTACAGCAATAGCGGCTTATTATCAAGCCCAACAACAGGCCTTGTTGGACAGGTTTATGCTGGAGAAAGTGCAGATTTATGATTTTTGGCGGGTAAACCCGTAG
- the ilvC gene encoding ketol-acid reductoisomerase: MQVYYDKDADLSVIRNKKVAIIGYGSQGHAHANNLKDSGVDVVVGLRASSASVAKATASGLTVKDVPEAVAYADVVMILTPDEFQSQLYKTEIEPNIKPGAALAFAHGFSILFNQIVPRADLDVIMIAPKAPGHTVRSEFVKGGGIPDLIAIHQDASGQAKAISLSYASAIGGGRSGIIETTFRDETETDLFGEQAVLCGGAVELVKAGFETLTEAGYPPEMAYFECLHELKLIVDLMYEGGIANMNYSISNNAEYGEYVTGPRVINAESRLAMKQALANIQKGEYAKQFILEGATGYPEMTAKRRLNAEHPIEQVGAKLRAMMPWIKANQIVDKTKN; this comes from the coding sequence ATGCAAGTTTATTACGATAAAGACGCTGATCTTTCGGTGATCAGAAACAAAAAAGTAGCCATCATCGGCTACGGTTCGCAAGGCCATGCCCACGCCAATAATCTGAAAGATTCCGGCGTTGATGTCGTCGTTGGTTTGCGCGCCAGTTCAGCGTCTGTTGCTAAAGCAACCGCCAGCGGCCTGACTGTTAAAGACGTACCGGAAGCGGTGGCTTATGCTGATGTGGTGATGATTTTGACGCCTGACGAATTTCAGTCGCAATTGTATAAAACTGAAATCGAACCGAATATTAAACCCGGCGCTGCGCTGGCGTTTGCTCACGGCTTCTCGATTTTGTTCAACCAGATCGTGCCGCGTGCTGATCTGGATGTGATTATGATTGCCCCAAAAGCACCTGGTCACACTGTGCGCTCTGAATTTGTTAAAGGTGGCGGTATTCCTGATTTGATTGCTATTCATCAGGATGCTTCCGGTCAGGCCAAAGCCATTTCTTTATCTTACGCTTCGGCAATTGGCGGCGGTCGTTCCGGTATTATTGAAACCACTTTCCGCGACGAAACCGAAACCGATTTGTTTGGTGAACAAGCGGTATTGTGCGGCGGCGCGGTTGAGCTGGTGAAAGCCGGTTTTGAAACCCTGACTGAAGCCGGCTATCCACCGGAAATGGCTTATTTTGAGTGTCTGCACGAATTGAAGCTGATTGTGGATCTGATGTATGAAGGCGGCATTGCCAACATGAATTACTCAATCTCCAATAATGCCGAATATGGTGAATATGTCACCGGCCCGCGTGTTATCAATGCGGAAAGCCGTCTGGCCATGAAACAGGCGCTAGCCAATATTCAAAAAGGCGAATACGCCAAGCAGTTTATTCTGGAAGGCGCTACCGGCTATCCGGAAATGACTGCGAAACGCCGTTTGAATGCTGAGCATCCGATTGAACAGGTTGGCGCTAAATTGCGGGCAATGATGCCTTGGATTAAAGCCAATCAGATTGTGGATAAAACCAAGAACTGA
- the ilvN gene encoding acetolactate synthase small subunit, producing MRHIISILIENESGALSRVAGLFSARGYNIESLTVAPTEDPSLSRMTLVTRGSDEIIEQITKQLNKLIDVVKLIDLAESAHIERELMLVKIKTSADTREEVKRMVDIFRGKIIDVTHNSYVVEMTGQSSKLDAFIHGFEEGSIIEVARSGPTGISRGEKGLHL from the coding sequence ATGAGACATATCATTTCAATTTTAATTGAAAACGAATCTGGCGCACTGTCGCGGGTGGCGGGCCTGTTTTCGGCACGCGGCTATAATATTGAGTCTTTGACGGTTGCACCCACCGAAGATCCGAGTCTGTCGCGGATGACGCTGGTGACACGCGGCAGTGACGAGATTATCGAGCAGATTACCAAGCAGCTTAATAAGCTGATTGACGTGGTTAAGCTGATTGATCTGGCGGAGTCGGCGCATATCGAGCGGGAGTTGATGCTGGTTAAAATTAAAACTTCTGCTGATACCCGTGAAGAGGTGAAGCGGATGGTGGACATTTTTCGCGGCAAAATTATTGACGTGACCCACAACAGCTATGTGGTGGAAATGACCGGACAATCCAGCAAGTTGGATGCTTTTATTCACGGTTTTGAGGAAGGCAGTATTATTGAAGTGGCGCGCTCCGGCCCGACCGGCATTTCTCGCGGCGAGAAAGGCTTACATTTATAA